The following proteins are co-located in the Marinomonas profundi genome:
- a CDS encoding helix-turn-helix domain-containing protein, translating into MEMSLPEWLEQDSFDLEVAQEETLLDATEELYNALIESKISKKELAEKLGKKPAFISKLFRGSHNPTLKTLAEVAYALNKRVRVKLVDEVTAKSWHSNNFDTDSKVVRVKKMYSHAANADQIKDRVWS; encoded by the coding sequence ATGGAAATGTCGCTACCAGAATGGCTAGAACAAGACTCTTTTGACCTCGAAGTTGCGCAGGAAGAAACTCTTCTTGATGCAACAGAAGAACTTTACAATGCTCTAATAGAGTCAAAGATTTCAAAAAAAGAACTTGCCGAAAAGCTTGGTAAAAAACCAGCGTTTATATCTAAGTTATTCCGTGGCTCTCATAACCCAACTTTAAAAACTTTAGCAGAAGTGGCGTATGCCTTGAACAAACGTGTTCGCGTTAAGCTTGTAGATGAAGTAACAGCAAAGTCATGGCATAGCAATAACTTCGACACTGATAGCAAGGTTGTTAGAGTAAAAAAAATGTATAGCCATGCAGCTAATGCTGATCAGATTAAAGATAGAGTATGGTCATGA
- a CDS encoding type II toxin-antitoxin system RatA family toxin, with protein MSHIERFAHVNYSCEQMFALVNDIDSYPEFLPGCMGATLISRTPSEIVASLEVGKGPIRQSFTTKNFLQSHHRIEMTLVKGPFKRLHGVWTFTELSPTRCKIMLSINFELSGMLKFAFGSVFSQIANAMVDAFSKRAKIVYGE; from the coding sequence TTGAGTCATATAGAGCGATTTGCTCATGTTAATTACAGTTGTGAGCAAATGTTTGCATTGGTTAATGATATTGATAGTTACCCTGAGTTTTTACCTGGCTGTATGGGAGCAACCTTGATATCAAGAACACCGAGTGAAATTGTGGCGTCTTTAGAGGTGGGTAAAGGGCCAATACGGCAGTCTTTTACGACAAAAAACTTTTTACAAAGTCATCATCGAATAGAAATGACCTTGGTAAAGGGGCCTTTTAAGCGCTTGCATGGCGTGTGGACTTTTACCGAGTTGTCTCCGACCCGTTGTAAAATCATGTTAAGTATCAATTTTGAGCTCAGCGGTATGTTAAAGTTTGCATTTGGTAGTGTATTTAGCCAAATTGCCAATGCCATGGTGGATGCTTTTAGCAAACGAGCAAAAATAGTATACGGTGAATAG
- the recN gene encoding DNA repair protein RecN, with product MLTSIAISNFAIVESLELEFHKGMTVISGETGAGKSIMVDALSLCLGDRTDAAVVRHGEKKADISASFDIQHYPHVHRWLEERDLEHDQHCILRRVISKEGRSKAYINGRPCTLNDLKEVGSHLVDIHGQHEHQSLLKKNAQRQQLDAYGQLTDLSKKVSLQYTAWRQLKEELSALQNRSSEQDAKIQLLSYQAQELQQLDLKEGEIEALENEQAFLSNIADSQFKAYQASGILIDSDEGNVCSLLHQAINSASQIRPATKELDNALEMMNVALIQAQEAADSLHHYQDTLEQNPERLTDVEHRLSDIYDTARKHRTLPEGLLSLRASVEAELNSLQSSEESVESLKEKEEQAYEKLTALATTLTEKRITAKDDLAQKVEEQIHGLGMPHARFFIQCQPLNQVTANGFEDIEYMIASNPGQPAQPLRKVASGGELSRISLGIQVVTAHTSIIPTLVFDEVDVGISGGIAEVVGRMLRSVGKRGQVFCVTHLAQVAAQGNQHLRVSKLIADDATSSQVNLLKDHDRTQEIARLLGGLELTEQTLAHAREMLGNVQLQ from the coding sequence ATGCTGACCAGCATCGCTATTTCCAATTTCGCCATTGTTGAATCCTTAGAGTTGGAGTTCCACAAAGGCATGACTGTGATTTCAGGGGAAACAGGCGCGGGTAAATCCATTATGGTGGATGCTCTGTCGCTTTGTTTGGGTGACCGAACTGACGCGGCGGTTGTTCGTCATGGCGAAAAAAAAGCCGACATCAGTGCCAGTTTTGACATCCAACATTATCCGCATGTTCATAGGTGGCTGGAAGAGAGAGATTTAGAACACGATCAACATTGCATATTACGCCGTGTGATTAGCAAAGAAGGGCGCTCTAAGGCCTATATTAACGGTCGTCCTTGCACATTAAACGATCTTAAAGAAGTGGGTAGCCACCTTGTTGATATTCACGGGCAGCACGAGCACCAATCGTTGCTTAAAAAGAACGCCCAAAGACAGCAGCTTGATGCCTACGGTCAATTGACTGACTTGAGTAAAAAAGTGAGCCTACAATATACGGCGTGGCGACAGCTCAAAGAAGAGCTCTCTGCGTTACAGAACCGCTCTTCCGAGCAAGATGCAAAAATCCAATTGCTGTCTTATCAAGCTCAAGAGCTGCAACAGCTGGACCTCAAAGAAGGCGAAATCGAAGCACTAGAAAACGAGCAAGCCTTCTTATCCAACATTGCAGACTCCCAGTTTAAAGCGTACCAAGCCAGTGGAATCTTAATCGACAGCGACGAAGGCAATGTTTGCTCTTTATTGCATCAAGCCATTAACAGCGCCAGCCAGATTCGTCCAGCGACTAAGGAATTGGACAACGCCCTAGAAATGATGAATGTGGCATTAATACAAGCCCAGGAAGCGGCTGATAGCTTGCATCATTACCAAGACACCTTAGAGCAAAACCCAGAACGCCTGACTGATGTGGAACACCGTTTGTCGGATATTTACGATACCGCTCGCAAACACAGAACCCTGCCAGAAGGGCTTTTATCTTTACGCGCAAGTGTGGAAGCCGAACTTAACAGCCTGCAAAGCAGTGAAGAAAGCGTAGAATCACTGAAAGAAAAAGAAGAACAAGCTTATGAAAAGCTCACCGCACTCGCCACCACTCTAACGGAAAAACGCATTACAGCAAAAGACGACTTAGCACAAAAAGTCGAAGAGCAAATACATGGGCTCGGTATGCCCCACGCGCGCTTTTTCATTCAATGCCAACCATTAAACCAAGTCACCGCAAACGGCTTTGAAGACATCGAATACATGATAGCGTCTAACCCAGGGCAACCAGCTCAGCCATTGCGCAAAGTGGCGTCAGGTGGTGAGTTGTCACGCATCAGCTTAGGCATTCAAGTCGTCACCGCCCACACCTCCATTATCCCAACACTGGTCTTCGATGAAGTCGATGTGGGCATAAGTGGCGGCATTGCCGAAGTGGTCGGGCGTATGTTGCGTTCGGTTGGCAAACGAGGACAAGTTTTCTGCGTTACTCATTTGGCGCAAGTTGCGGCTCAGGGCAACCAACATCTGCGTGTTAGTAAGCTCATCGCCGATGACGCAACCTCCTCGCAAGTCAATCTATTAAAAGATCACGATCGCACTCAAGAAATCGCTCGCTTACTCGGGGGACTAGAACTAACGGAGCAAACATTGGCTCACGCTAGAGAAATGCTGGGCAATGTTCAACTGCAGTAA
- the ugpA gene encoding sn-glycerol-3-phosphate ABC transporter permease UgpA → MTVTFPHKVLPWLLLLPQLLVTAIFFLWPAEQALEQAFYREDAFGLSREFIGLENFTDLFTDPLYYQSMLTTLVFSFSVAIVGMSLALLLAVMADRIIRGKLAYQTLLIWPYAVAPALAGVLWWILFDPSMGPIALWLKSAGIHWNHYLDGNQAMILVVIASTWKQISYNFLFFLAGLQAVPRSLIEAAAIDGASPFKRFWTIVFPLLSPTTFFLLVVNLVYAFFETFGVIDATTKGGPGQSTTTLVYKVFDDGFVGLDLGGSAAQSVVLMAIVGLMTVIQFRFIERRVQYS, encoded by the coding sequence ATGACAGTTACTTTTCCTCATAAAGTCTTACCTTGGCTGCTGTTGTTACCGCAGTTGTTGGTGACGGCGATTTTCTTTCTATGGCCTGCTGAGCAAGCGTTAGAGCAAGCGTTTTACCGAGAAGACGCGTTTGGCCTAAGTCGTGAATTTATTGGCCTAGAAAATTTTACCGATTTGTTTACCGATCCTTTGTATTACCAGTCGATGTTGACCACCTTGGTGTTCAGCTTTTCGGTGGCCATTGTCGGTATGTCCTTGGCGCTGTTGCTGGCGGTGATGGCGGATCGAATTATTCGCGGCAAGTTGGCTTATCAAACCTTGTTAATCTGGCCTTATGCCGTGGCGCCTGCGTTGGCGGGGGTCTTGTGGTGGATTTTATTTGATCCGAGCATGGGGCCGATCGCCCTGTGGTTGAAGTCGGCGGGTATTCATTGGAACCATTATTTAGATGGCAACCAAGCCATGATATTGGTGGTAATCGCCTCAACTTGGAAGCAAATCAGTTACAACTTCTTGTTCTTCCTTGCAGGATTGCAAGCCGTGCCGCGCTCGTTGATTGAAGCGGCGGCGATTGATGGTGCTAGCCCGTTCAAGCGCTTTTGGACCATTGTCTTTCCGCTTTTGTCGCCGACGACTTTTTTCTTGTTGGTGGTTAACCTTGTGTATGCCTTCTTTGAAACCTTCGGGGTGATCGATGCGACCACCAAGGGCGGCCCAGGACAAAGCACCACAACCTTGGTTTACAAAGTGTTTGATGACGGTTTTGTCGGTTTGGATCTGGGCGGATCGGCGGCGCAATCTGTGGTGTTAATGGCGATTGTTGGTCTAATGACGGTGATTCAGTTTCGTTTTATTGAGCGTAGGGTGCAGTACTCATGA
- a CDS encoding sodium-dependent transporter, protein MPESRCLQGIWSSPWIFIFAASGSAVGLGNIWKFPYVLGQNGGGAFLTIYCLCLLLVGLPVLVAEVALGRTVRSNPIDTVNDLSERRVVHPAWVFVPWLAGITGFLILTFYSVIAGWSIAYLDRAVSGELVGITQAGASNMFNGLLAAPTEMLLWHSVFMALVVLTVGQSVTRGLSTIVRILLPVLIVALLLLASYSMVIGNTHAALDFMFRWAWQDVTFEVVLSAVGLALFSLSVGMGAMFAYGAYMSKRMSIARACSIVVGVDLLVAILAGLLIFPLVFSFQIDVQAGPSLTFVSLPIIFGHLLAGQFFAGVFFLLMVVAALTSAISMLELFVAWLHERFYIARLNAALLMGVAVWSVGVAVLLSFNHWDSKLVFGLNLFELLDQFTSLVLLPMGAILLSVLVAWFIPRSMLQNEMITKRASHFQWWYNTLKYISIPAMIVIVVAGWIGV, encoded by the coding sequence ATGCCGGAAAGTCGATGTTTACAAGGTATTTGGTCAAGTCCGTGGATATTTATTTTTGCGGCCAGCGGTTCGGCGGTCGGACTGGGCAATATTTGGAAATTTCCTTATGTATTGGGGCAAAACGGTGGTGGCGCTTTTTTGACAATATATTGCTTGTGTCTATTGCTGGTTGGTTTGCCAGTGCTGGTGGCAGAAGTGGCTTTGGGGCGCACGGTTCGTTCTAATCCGATTGATACCGTGAATGATTTAAGTGAGCGTCGGGTGGTGCATCCTGCTTGGGTGTTCGTGCCTTGGCTGGCGGGCATTACGGGATTTTTAATTCTAACGTTTTATAGTGTTATTGCCGGTTGGTCTATTGCGTATTTGGATCGCGCGGTGTCGGGTGAGTTGGTTGGAATCACCCAGGCTGGTGCTTCAAATATGTTTAATGGGTTGCTTGCTGCGCCGACGGAAATGTTATTGTGGCACTCTGTGTTTATGGCGCTGGTGGTGTTAACCGTTGGGCAATCTGTTACTCGTGGATTATCGACGATAGTACGGATTTTGTTGCCGGTGCTGATTGTCGCTTTGTTGCTGTTGGCGTCTTATTCTATGGTGATTGGCAATACGCATGCCGCCCTAGATTTTATGTTTCGTTGGGCATGGCAGGACGTCACGTTTGAGGTTGTTTTATCGGCTGTGGGGTTGGCGCTATTTAGTTTGAGTGTTGGCATGGGAGCCATGTTTGCTTACGGTGCTTACATGAGTAAGCGTATGTCGATCGCTCGTGCTTGTAGTATTGTTGTGGGGGTGGATTTACTGGTGGCGATATTGGCTGGTTTACTCATCTTTCCGCTTGTTTTTTCTTTTCAGATTGATGTGCAAGCGGGGCCAAGTTTGACTTTTGTGTCTTTGCCCATCATTTTTGGTCATTTATTGGCGGGGCAGTTTTTTGCGGGAGTGTTTTTTTTATTAATGGTGGTTGCTGCACTGACGTCGGCTATTTCTATGTTAGAACTGTTTGTCGCTTGGTTGCATGAGCGTTTTTATATTGCGCGTTTAAACGCGGCTTTGCTCATGGGTGTGGCGGTTTGGTCTGTGGGTGTGGCGGTGTTGTTGTCTTTTAATCATTGGGATAGCAAGCTTGTTTTTGGGTTAAATCTATTTGAGCTACTGGATCAGTTTACGTCTTTGGTTCTGTTGCCAATGGGCGCGATATTGTTGTCGGTTTTGGTGGCTTGGTTCATTCCTCGTTCTATGCTGCAAAATGAAATGATTACAAAACGAGCAAGTCATTTCCAATGGTGGTATAACACATTGAAATACATAAGCATTCCAGCAATGATTGTGATTGTTGTTGCTGGTTGGATAGGAGTGTAG
- the smpB gene encoding SsrA-binding protein SmpB codes for MSKVKKKSSSTGTIALNKRAKYDYFVDQKFEAGLVLSGWEVKSLREGKAQLVDAFVIIHQNEAWLVGARITPLLSASTHVVCEPMRQRKLLLNRKELERIIQVTEQKGKTCAAMALYWKGNKIKCEVALVTGKKEHDKRDTERDRDWSRDKERLMKHSA; via the coding sequence ATGAGTAAAGTAAAGAAAAAATCCAGCAGCACGGGCACCATCGCACTTAACAAACGTGCAAAATACGACTACTTTGTTGACCAGAAGTTCGAAGCCGGACTGGTTTTATCTGGTTGGGAAGTAAAAAGTCTACGCGAAGGCAAAGCCCAACTAGTCGATGCCTTTGTTATCATCCACCAAAACGAAGCGTGGCTTGTCGGTGCGCGTATCACGCCACTGCTCAGCGCCTCAACGCATGTCGTTTGTGAACCGATGCGCCAACGCAAATTGCTTTTAAACCGCAAAGAGCTTGAGCGTATCATCCAAGTTACCGAGCAAAAAGGCAAAACCTGTGCAGCCATGGCACTGTACTGGAAAGGCAACAAGATAAAATGCGAAGTCGCCTTGGTAACTGGTAAAAAAGAACACGATAAACGCGATACTGAACGTGATCGTGACTGGTCAAGAGATAAAGAACGATTAATGAAACACAGCGCCTAA
- the fur gene encoding ferric iron uptake transcriptional regulator → MTSENQELKRAGLKVTLPRVKILQILEGAGDRHMSADDVYRTLLDQGEDVGLATVYRVLTQFETAGLVQRHHFEAGTAVFELAKGDHHDHMICLDSGKVIEFVDPIIEKRQREIAEEHGFDIEDHSLIIYVRPKKK, encoded by the coding sequence ATGACTAGCGAAAATCAAGAGCTAAAGAGAGCGGGACTCAAGGTAACCTTACCACGAGTGAAAATTTTACAAATTCTTGAGGGTGCAGGTGACCGTCATATGAGTGCGGATGACGTTTATCGCACTTTGCTTGATCAAGGTGAAGATGTTGGCTTGGCAACGGTTTACCGTGTCTTGACTCAGTTTGAAACAGCGGGCTTAGTCCAGCGTCATCATTTTGAGGCTGGCACGGCGGTTTTTGAGCTGGCAAAAGGCGATCACCATGATCATATGATTTGTCTGGACTCAGGCAAAGTGATTGAGTTTGTTGACCCTATTATTGAAAAACGTCAGCGTGAAATCGCAGAAGAGCATGGCTTTGATATCGAAGACCACAGCTTAATTATTTACGTTCGACCTAAAAAGAAATAA
- the ugpB gene encoding sn-glycerol-3-phosphate ABC transporter substrate-binding protein UgpB, producing MHNLKLVSVVVGLSMASSGFAATQIEWWHAMGGANGEKVDEMAKAFNDSQNDYEVKPVYKGNYTETMTSAIAAFRAKQQPAIVQVFEVGTASMMAAQGAIYPVHQLMKDSGQAFDESTYLSAVTGYYSNSEGQMLSLPFNSSTPVLYYNKDLFKKAGISQAPKTWQDVESVSKKLLASGVTCGFTTAWQSWVQLENLSARHNVPFATLENGFGGVKTELTFNGPLQVAHVEKMGEWQKNGIFSYSGRTNDGAAKFYSQECAMFTESSAGLAGIKRNATFDFGVAELPYWEGKVKQPSNTIIGGASLWVLQGHSKEEYKGVASFLSFLSSPSVQADWHQFSGYLPITKAAYDLTKKQGFYAANSGTETGVTQMTTGTPTANTKGVRLGNFVQIRGIIDEALESVWSGDVNAQRALNTAVERGNAQLRRFEKANN from the coding sequence ATGCATAATTTGAAGTTGGTGTCGGTAGTGGTTGGGTTGTCTATGGCGAGCTCGGGCTTTGCGGCGACACAAATAGAGTGGTGGCACGCTATGGGTGGTGCCAATGGTGAGAAGGTTGATGAAATGGCGAAGGCCTTCAATGACTCTCAGAACGACTACGAGGTGAAGCCGGTCTATAAAGGCAATTATACCGAGACCATGACGTCGGCGATTGCGGCGTTTCGTGCTAAGCAGCAGCCTGCCATTGTGCAGGTATTTGAAGTGGGTACAGCCAGTATGATGGCGGCCCAAGGCGCGATTTATCCCGTGCATCAGTTGATGAAAGATTCAGGCCAAGCGTTTGATGAAAGCACCTATTTAAGCGCGGTAACGGGTTATTATTCGAACAGTGAAGGGCAGATGTTGTCTTTGCCGTTTAACAGCTCAACGCCTGTTTTGTATTACAACAAAGATTTGTTCAAAAAAGCCGGTATCAGCCAAGCGCCTAAAACCTGGCAAGACGTTGAAAGCGTGTCTAAAAAACTACTAGCGTCTGGGGTAACCTGTGGTTTTACCACGGCGTGGCAATCTTGGGTGCAGTTAGAAAACCTAAGTGCGCGTCATAACGTGCCGTTTGCCACGCTGGAAAATGGTTTTGGTGGCGTGAAAACCGAGCTTACCTTCAATGGTCCGTTGCAAGTGGCTCATGTAGAGAAAATGGGCGAATGGCAAAAGAACGGTATTTTTAGTTACTCGGGTCGAACCAACGACGGCGCGGCGAAGTTCTATAGCCAAGAATGCGCGATGTTTACCGAGTCTTCGGCGGGGCTTGCCGGTATCAAGCGAAATGCGACCTTTGACTTTGGTGTTGCTGAGCTGCCTTACTGGGAAGGCAAGGTAAAACAGCCGTCTAATACCATTATTGGTGGCGCGTCTTTATGGGTGTTGCAAGGCCATTCTAAAGAAGAATACAAAGGCGTGGCGTCTTTCCTAAGTTTCTTATCAAGTCCTTCTGTACAGGCCGACTGGCACCAGTTTTCAGGCTATTTGCCAATCACTAAAGCGGCGTATGATTTGACCAAGAAACAAGGTTTTTATGCGGCTAATTCAGGTACAGAAACGGGTGTGACCCAAATGACAACGGGTACGCCAACGGCTAATACCAAAGGGGTGCGCTTGGGTAACTTTGTACAAATTCGTGGCATCATCGATGAAGCGCTAGAGTCTGTATGGAGTGGCGATGTAAACGCTCAACGCGCGCTAAATACCGCGGTTGAACGTGGCAATGCGCAACTTCGCCGTTTTGAAAAAGCGAACAATTAA
- the ugpE gene encoding sn-glycerol-3-phosphate ABC transporter permease UgpE, with amino-acid sequence MIENRPWLTFASHATLLTGIALVALPVWMALVASTHPASAFGVGHIPLWFGDAGAETWGTVLFEKAGNGVETPVWFMMLNSLIMALGITFGKIAISLLSAYAIVFFRFPFRNLCFWIIFMTLMLPVEVRIVPTYEVVANLDLLNSYTGLTLPLIASATATFLFRQCFLSIPGELVEAARMDGAGPWRFFFDILLPLSRTNIAALFVILFIYGWNQYLWPLLITTDDAYYTLVMSIKRMLSVTDGDIAWNQIMATTLLAMLPPVAVVIGMQKLFVKGLVDSEK; translated from the coding sequence ATGATCGAAAATCGACCTTGGTTAACTTTTGCCAGCCACGCGACCTTATTGACGGGGATTGCCTTGGTGGCTTTGCCTGTGTGGATGGCGCTGGTGGCGTCGACGCATCCGGCTTCGGCCTTTGGGGTTGGGCACATTCCTTTGTGGTTCGGTGATGCTGGCGCAGAAACATGGGGCACCGTGTTGTTTGAAAAAGCCGGCAACGGAGTGGAGACACCGGTTTGGTTTATGATGCTGAACTCTTTGATTATGGCGCTGGGGATTACCTTCGGCAAAATCGCCATATCATTGTTGTCGGCTTACGCCATTGTGTTCTTTCGTTTTCCGTTTCGTAACCTGTGCTTTTGGATCATTTTTATGACCCTAATGCTGCCAGTCGAGGTGCGGATTGTGCCAACTTACGAGGTGGTAGCGAATCTGGATTTGCTCAACAGTTACACCGGTTTAACCCTGCCATTGATTGCCAGTGCGACGGCGACGTTTTTGTTTCGCCAGTGTTTCTTGAGCATTCCGGGGGAGCTGGTGGAAGCGGCGCGAATGGACGGTGCCGGGCCGTGGCGGTTCTTTTTTGACATCTTGTTGCCGCTGTCCAGAACCAATATCGCGGCCTTGTTTGTGATCTTGTTTATTTACGGTTGGAATCAATATCTCTGGCCTTTGTTGATCACCACGGACGATGCTTATTACACCTTGGTAATGAGTATTAAGCGCATGCTGTCGGTGACCGATGGTGATATCGCGTGGAACCAGATTATGGCCACCACCTTATTGGCGATGTTGCCACCGGTTGCGGTGGTGATTGGCATGCAGAAGCTATTTGTTAAAGGCTTAGTGGATTCGGAGAAGTAG
- a CDS encoding RnfH family protein: MRVEVAYALPEKQKIIALEVEEGCTVREAVRRSNINVFFPEVDLEAVKVGIFGKAVRNAEEQVLKEGERVELYRELKVDPKQARANRAEKNTKD; encoded by the coding sequence ATGAGGGTTGAAGTTGCTTACGCTTTGCCTGAAAAGCAGAAAATTATTGCTTTAGAGGTGGAAGAAGGTTGTACCGTTCGAGAGGCGGTGCGTCGTTCCAATATTAATGTGTTTTTTCCTGAGGTGGATCTAGAGGCCGTGAAAGTAGGCATTTTTGGCAAAGCGGTGCGAAACGCAGAGGAACAGGTGTTAAAAGAGGGTGAGCGAGTTGAGTTGTATCGTGAGCTAAAAGTTGACCCTAAGCAAGCTAGGGCCAACCGTGCTGAAAAAAACACTAAGGATTAG
- a CDS encoding ISAs1 family transposase: protein MMQLNDPRQQAKCTHDLGEVVFMTTCAILCGADDWESIQLFADTRKDWFKQYLRLEGGIPSHDTFNRLFSLLGSACYREMFCGWVQDMLIDTPLSGVVAIDGKTVRASRSNKHQAIHMVNAWASQAGVSLGQYKVDKKSNEIKVIPKLLDQLAIKGCLVTMDAMGCQKDIVSKVIERESDYLVTVKSNQKTLHKELVTYFGHYWENHTQDTLSDHFFEQENETHGRKEHRRCWVTTDLSSLSIAAEWQAKTVAAIQSDRVANEKGRSHIRYFISSKEMSAEEVLKATREHWGVENQLHWVLDVSFGEDQCRARQGYAAENLATTRQIALNLLKQETSLKLGIKNKRKACGWDDKYLFKVMGLVK from the coding sequence ATGATGCAGCTAAATGACCCACGCCAACAAGCAAAATGTACCCATGATTTAGGGGAAGTCGTTTTCATGACTACCTGCGCGATACTTTGTGGCGCGGATGATTGGGAATCGATTCAGCTTTTTGCCGATACTCGAAAGGACTGGTTCAAACAATATCTTCGATTAGAAGGCGGTATTCCATCACATGACACCTTTAACCGTTTATTTTCTTTGTTGGGTTCAGCCTGTTATCGAGAAATGTTTTGTGGCTGGGTTCAAGACATGTTGATTGATACTCCATTATCTGGCGTCGTTGCGATTGATGGGAAGACGGTGCGGGCGTCACGCTCGAACAAACACCAAGCTATTCACATGGTGAACGCTTGGGCTTCACAGGCTGGCGTCTCTCTTGGTCAATACAAAGTAGATAAAAAATCCAATGAAATCAAGGTCATTCCTAAGTTACTAGATCAGCTGGCTATCAAAGGTTGCTTGGTCACAATGGATGCCATGGGATGTCAGAAAGACATTGTCTCCAAGGTCATTGAAAGAGAATCAGACTATTTGGTTACCGTAAAAAGTAATCAGAAAACGTTACATAAAGAGCTTGTAACCTACTTCGGCCATTATTGGGAAAACCATACACAAGACACGCTAAGTGATCACTTTTTTGAGCAAGAAAACGAAACTCATGGTCGCAAGGAGCATCGTCGATGCTGGGTCACGACGGACTTATCCTCCCTGTCTATTGCAGCAGAATGGCAAGCAAAAACTGTCGCCGCGATACAATCAGATCGAGTGGCTAATGAAAAAGGCCGAAGCCATATTCGTTATTTTATTTCCAGTAAAGAAATGTCTGCAGAAGAAGTGCTAAAGGCAACTCGTGAGCATTGGGGAGTCGAAAACCAGCTTCATTGGGTGTTGGATGTCTCTTTTGGGGAAGATCAGTGCCGAGCTAGACAAGGTTACGCGGCAGAAAACCTAGCCACCACCCGACAAATCGCTTTAAATTTATTAAAGCAGGAGACAAGTTTAAAACTGGGCATCAAAAATAAACGTAAAGCCTGCGGCTGGGATGATAAGTATCTGTTTAAAGTGATGGGGTTGGTTAAATAA
- a CDS encoding Yip1 family protein: MINHVWGLIHHPDKEWREINKEHESVSHLYFHHVLWMAAIPVVSTFIGTTQFGWTFGGDEVIKVSFMDGIGLGILFYALILLAVAAVGTLIHWMARNFPSRPPRQECVVFAGYIATPMFLSGLFAIYPIIWLCLLACVAGVSYTGYLLYRGTPSFLGISHKQGFILSSTTLGIGVLVLEALLAAVVLLWSLGSEHSIVWRFFQ; encoded by the coding sequence ATGATCAATCATGTTTGGGGTCTTATTCATCATCCCGATAAAGAGTGGCGCGAGATTAATAAAGAGCATGAGTCGGTAAGCCATTTGTACTTTCATCATGTTCTTTGGATGGCGGCCATTCCCGTGGTAAGTACGTTTATTGGGACCACTCAGTTCGGTTGGACATTTGGCGGCGACGAGGTGATTAAAGTGTCGTTTATGGACGGCATTGGGCTAGGTATCTTGTTTTATGCTCTTATATTGCTTGCGGTGGCTGCTGTCGGTACGTTAATCCATTGGATGGCGAGAAACTTCCCTAGTCGTCCCCCTCGTCAAGAATGTGTTGTTTTTGCAGGTTATATTGCTACGCCGATGTTTTTGAGTGGGCTGTTTGCCATCTATCCTATTATTTGGCTCTGTTTGTTGGCGTGTGTGGCTGGGGTATCTTATACAGGCTACTTGCTGTATCGCGGTACACCGAGCTTTTTAGGCATCAGTCATAAGCAAGGTTTTATTCTTTCCAGTACAACGTTAGGGATAGGAGTTTTGGTGTTAGAAGCCCTTTTGGCGGCTGTGGTGTTGTTATGGAGCTTAGGTTCTGAGCACAGTATTGTATGGCGTTTTTTCCAATAA
- a CDS encoding outer membrane protein assembly factor BamE codes for MKKSAFILCAALSISACSLFPPPYKVPVTQGNLITQEQLSQLKVGMSESQVTYLLGNPMLIDTFKPNEWHYLYASLYAEPGTKHSDADDLVLIFSDGVLTQIKNN; via the coding sequence ATGAAAAAATCAGCTTTTATACTATGCGCAGCACTTTCAATAAGCGCATGCAGTTTATTTCCACCACCGTATAAAGTCCCAGTCACACAAGGAAACCTTATAACGCAAGAACAGCTATCACAGCTGAAAGTCGGTATGTCCGAGTCTCAAGTTACCTATCTCTTGGGTAACCCGATGCTAATAGACACGTTCAAACCAAACGAATGGCACTACCTATATGCGTCGCTATATGCAGAACCAGGCACCAAACACAGTGATGCCGATGATCTAGTACTGATCTTTAGCGATGGCGTTTTAACACAAATCAAAAACAACTAA